In the Sarcophilus harrisii chromosome 1, mSarHar1.11, whole genome shotgun sequence genome, one interval contains:
- the MFAP4 gene encoding microfibril-associated glycoprotein 4: MKVSLLLLFFFLHTPCCSSQSSRIRGDALEKPCAQQPLDCDDIYAQGYRADGVYLIYPSGPSVPVPVFCDMNTDEGKWTVFQKRFNGSVSFFRGWNDYKLGFGRADGEYWLGLQNIHLLTLKQKYELRVDLEDFENNTAYAKYTEFSISPNAINAEEDGYTLYVTGFEDGGAGDSLSYHSGQKFSTFDQDQDQFVQNCAVLSSGAFWFRSCHFANLNGFYLGGNHVSYANGINWAQWKGFYYSLKRTEMKIRRI, from the exons ATGAAG gtctctctattgctgctcttctttttccttcatacTCCCTGCTGCTCCTCTCAGTCTTCTAGAATCCGGGGAGACG cTCTGGAAAAACCCTGCGCTCAGCAACCCCTGGACTGTGATGACATCTATGCGCAGGGTTACCGAGCTGATGGGGTTTACCTTATCTATCCCTCAGGACCCAGTGTTCCTGTGCCAGTCTTCTGTGATATGAACACTGATGAGGGCAAATGGACG GTTTTCCAGAAGAGATTCAATGGTTCTGTCAGCTTCTTCAGAGGCTGGAATGACTACAAGCTGGGTTTTGGTCGAGCTGATGGGGAGTACTGGCTGG GGCTGCAGAACATCCACCTCCTGACTCTGAAGCAAAAGTATGAGCTGCGTGTAGACTTGGAAGACTTTGAGAACAATACAGCCTATGCCAAGTACACAGAATTCTCTATTTCCCCCAATGCTATCAATGCAGAGGAAGATGGCTACACTCTCTATGTAACCGGTTTTGAAGACGGGGGAGCAG gTGATTCTCTTTCCTACCACAGTGGCCAGAAATTCTCCACCTTTGACCAGGACCAGGACCAATTTGTACAGAACTGTGCAGTACTCTCATCTGGAGCCTTCTGGTTCCGGAGCTGTCACTTTGCCAATCTCAATGGCTTCTATCTGGGGGGGAACCATGTTTCCTATGCCAATGGTATCAACTGGGCCCAGTGGAAAGGATTCTATTATTCCCTTAAGCGTACTGAGATGAAAATTCGTCGTATCTGA
- the MAPK7 gene encoding mitogen-activated protein kinase 7 has protein sequence MAEPRKEEEDDEEGGTGGRPEAGKAEPPNPAASVAAKNLALLKARSFDVTFEVGDEYEIIETIGTGAYGVVSSARRRLTGQQVAIKKIPNAFDVVTNAKRTLRELKILKHFKHDNIIAIKDILKPTVPYGEFKSVYVVLDLMESDLHQIIHSSQPLTLEHVRYFLYQLLRGLKYMHSAQVIHRDLKPSNLLVNENCELKIGDFGMARGLCTSPAEHQYFMTEYVATRWYRAPELMLSLHEYTQAIDLWSVGCIFGEMLARRQLFPGKNYVHQLQLIMTVLGTPSPSVIQAVGAERVRAYIQSLPPRQPVPWETVYPGADRQALSLLGSMLRFEPGARISAAAALRHPFLAKYHDPDDEPDCAPPFDFAFDREALTRERIKEAIVAEIGDFHARREGIRQQIRFQPILQPVAGEQCCPDVEMPSPRGPGSDCAMESPPPALPPSGPTSNTIDLTSSQPSLPTGDPAPPKKEGAISDNTKAALKAALLKSLRNRLKDGPSVPLEAPEPRKPVTAQERQREREEKRRRRQERAKEREKRQKERERKERVVLAGGGPSGDPLAGLVLSDNDRSLLERWTRMAQPPAPPPGPAAPTPPPPAPPLGPAPQLTGPSPLPATISSGLQAPVTPLPIPQPLVPPPSLPGPTPTGTMPYFPSAPPPSDLGGSHQAPTSESPDVNLVTQQLSKSQVDDLLPPVFSGTPKGSGAGYGVGFDLEEFLNQSFDMGVADGPHDSQTDSAPLSASLLTDWLEGHGMNPADIESLQREIQMDSPMLLADLPDLQEP, from the exons ATGGCCGAGCCCcgaaaggaggaggaggacgatGAGGAAGGGGGAACTGGGGGTCGCCCTGAGGCCGGGAAGGCAGAGCCCCCCAACCCCGCCGCCTCAGTGGCGGCCAAGAATCTGGCGCTGCTCAAAGCCCGCTCCTTCGACGTGACTTTTGAGGTGGGGGATGAATACGAGATCATCGAGACCATCGGTACCGGAGCTTATGGGGTGGTCTCTTCTGCCCGCCGCCGCCTCACAG GCCAGCAGGTAGCCATCAAGAAGATTCCCAATGCTTTTGATGTAGTAACCAATGCCAAGCGGACCCTGAGGGAGCTGAAGATCCTTAAACACTTTAAGCATGACAATATCATTGCCATCAAGGACATTCTGAAGCCCACTGTGCCATATGGGGAATTCAAATCTGT TTATGTTGTCCTGGACTTGATGGAGAGTGACTTACACCAGATTATCCACTCCTCCCAGCCACTCACCTTGGAGCATGTACGCTACTTCTTATACCAGCTACTTAGAGGACTTAAATATATGCACTCAGCCCAGGTGATCCATCGTGACCTCAAGCCCTCCAACCTGCTGGTGAATGAAAACTGTGAGCTGAAAATTGGTGACTTTGGCATGGCACGGGGCCTTTGTACTTCTCCAGCTGAGCATCAGTACTTCATGACAGAATATGTTGCTACACGCTGGTACCGTGCCCCTGAGCTCATGCTCTCCCTGCATGAGTACACACAGGCCATTGACCTGTGGTCTGTGGGATGCATCTTTGGAGAGATGCTGGCTCGACGACAGCTCTTTCCAGGCAAGAACTATGTACATCAGCTTCAGCTGATCATGACAGTGTTGGGGACTCCATCACCATCTGTGATCCAGGCTGTAGGAGCGGAGCGAGTACGTGCCTACATCCAAAGTTTGCCTCCACGCCAACCAGTGCCCTGGGAGACAGTATACCCAGGGGCTGATAGGCAAGCACTGTCACTTCTAGGCTCCATGCTGCGCTTTGAGCCTGGTGCTCGAATCTCAGCTGCAGCTGCCTTGCGCCACCCCTTTTTAGCCAAGTACCACGACCCTGATGATGAGCCAGACTGTGCCCCACCTTTTGATTTTGCCTTTGACCGGGAGGCCCTAACTCGTGAACGAATTAAAGAGGCCATTGTGGCTGAGATAGGTGATTTTCATGCCCGACGTGAGGGAATTCGCCAGCAGATCCGTTTCCAGCCCATATTGCAGCCTGTGGCTGGAGAACAATGCTGCCCTGATGTTGAGATGCCCAGTCCCCGAGGACCTGGTTCAGATTGTGCCATGGAGTCACCACCTCCAGCCCTACCTCCCTCTGGACCTACATCCAACACCATAGACTTGACCTCCTCTCAGCCTTCTCTACCCACTGGAGATCCAGCCCCACCTAAAAAAGAAGGGGCCATCTCAGACAATACCAAAGCTGCTCTCAAGGCTGCCTTGCTCAAGTCCTTAAGGAATCGGCTTAAAG ATGGTCCCAGTGTACCCCTGGAGGCCCCTGAGCCAAGGAAGCCAGTCACAGCCCAAGAGCGGCAGAGGGAgcgagaagagaagagaaggcgGCGGCAGGAGCGAGCCAAGGAACGAGAGAAAcgacagaaggagagagaacgCAAAGAAAGAGTTGTATTGGCAGGGGGTGGTCCCTCTGGTGATCCTCTGGCTGGACTGGTGTTGAGTGACAATGACCGAAGCTTATTAGAACGTTGGACTCGCATGGCCCAGCCTCCAGCTCCACCACCTGGACCAGCAGCACCTACCCCTCcacctcctgctcctcctcttgGACCTGCCCCTCAACTTACTGGACCCTCACCACTTCCAGCTACTATTTCATCTGGTCTCCAGGCCCCAGTTACACCTCTTCCAATCCCCCAACCATTGGTTCCACCTCCTAGCCTTCCTGGTCCCACCCCTACAGGAACCATGCCTTACTTTCCATCTGCCCCACCCCCATCAGATCTAGGGGGATCCCATCAGGCTCCCACTTCAGAGTCACCGGATGTGAACCTGGTGACTCAACAGCTATCTAAGTCACAG GTGGATGACCTATTGCCCCCTGTTTTCTCGGGAACCCCAAAGGGCAGTGGTGCTGGGTATGGAGTTGGCTTTGATTTGGAAGAATTTCTCAATCAGTCTTTTGATATGGGTGTGGCTGATGGACCTCATGACAG CCAAACTGACTCAGCCCCACTATCAGCTTCTCTGCTTACTGATTGGCTAGAGGGCCATGGGATGAATCCAGCTGATATTGAATCTCTACAACGGGAGATCCAGATGGACTCTCCTATGCTGCTGGCTGACCTGCCTGACCTTCAGGAGCCTTGA